A single window of Nocardioides kongjuensis DNA harbors:
- a CDS encoding MBG domain-containing protein produces MSGTHRRVTRRAKLSKGATAALAGLLGVAGIVATTAAPASAAVTAAPNTAAGATTIATAMSAAGFQRTGASFSTVPASSTVNGTSTTAIGGFPSPSGPFGILTTGSVSNVLGSQSTLSDVRINDNLTVRGNSARDTTVLKIDFTAPTGTNCLSMDFKFLSEEFPEYVGQQFNDGFVAELDSTTWTANQTTNDATITAPNSFAKDSSGNVVSVNSTGIGGLSAANASGTVYDGATTLLRANTQVAPGAHSLYLSIFDQGDARYDSAVFVNNLRTSFVPNPAVNCVPGAQPVSTSMTLTPATDASPVGTTHTVTAKLKDSNGVAIPNGPVSFTVTGANTASGVASTNPAGNATFTYTGNLAGTDQISACYLPVTTCLATASATEVWNPPVVVTAEPKTKVYGTADPDFTFTTSGGTLTTPPTCGVSGAHTSVGSYPITCSGAAAGPDQDVTYVAGQLTVTPATVTIAADNKARQYGAPDPAFTSTTSGLVGSDTLTTAPTCGVSGAHADVGSYPITCSGAAASNNYTIAYTPGTLSVGKATVTITATSRTKTYGEGDPALTFTTSGLVGSDSLTTAPTCTVSGPHANVGTYPITCSGASAGGNYDVAYVAGTLTVGQAEVVITAVPGSKVFGTADPAFTATVAGLAGGDTLVTQPACTVAGAHSDVGSYAITCSGADAGSNYTVRYETGTLQVTRATATVIADNQSKVYGTADPSYTFAVQGLVGGDTLTTPATCSVAGAHHDVGTYPITCSGASAGGNYDIAYLGGTLTVTKATVVVTAEPRSKAYGAADPGFTSTVSGLVGDDALLAQPSCSVSGPHADAGSYPIVCSGADAGGNYTVSYVDATLTVTPRSVVVTAGNATKVYGQADPAFGYTVDGLTDGDQLTHEPSCDVAGPHHGVGGYAIACAGADAGGNYAVSYADGLLTVTPKALAVTAANATKTYGDPDPVFGYTVHGLVGSDALVDEPVCEPRIAHDDAGSYPILCTDADAGDNYTIEYFPGELDVLPAGVVVTADNQSITYGDSVPAFTWSVAGIDAADLVTDPTCAVAGAHTAAGSYAIECSGADAGPNHTVSYQAGTLSVGRKVVTIGADSKATVFGDDDPAFTWTSDGLVGPDALTTDPTCGVAGAHSDVGSYPITCSGADAGDDYTVEYAGGTLTVTAKPGVVVADDQQITFGEDDPAFTYQVSGLHGSDQLVTPATCTVSGPHSDVGTYPITCSGGSAGGNYTLSHEAGSLVVVPAGVRITADNKSRSYGTADPAFTHQVDGLLGGDELVTAPTCGVSGPHAAAGEYDISCSGADAGHNYAITYVDGTLEVTRATVTVTADSTSKVYGAGDPAYTFGVTGLVGGDALVTAPHCTVAGAHANVGSYAITCSGADAGPNYTVGYEDGTLTVTPATLTVTADDKTKVQGNPLPTFTATFTGYVNGDDRADVDGAPALSTSATATSPAGTYPITAAIGTLSTANYTFAFVPGTLTVTSQPPTATITTPPDGAVYFQGQVVKASYSCADPDGTVTSCVGTVPAGAAIDTATTGTKTFSVTATDNNALTGTASTSYRVVPVAGVCRGTAVSLLGITLGDANAATSPCATRTDRILRANVTITPALLLLPAQSVKADVIEGATERTTGGSRASAEVAGATITVAGATIKVDGLTSSASSQLSSCTGAAATSGQSKVAGLTINGVPVVPAGGLSTPLKVDVGLVAVALNEQTRSGNTVTQTALRIKVLGAEIVLGRSVAGADCGS; encoded by the coding sequence ATGTCCGGTACTCATCGACGCGTCACGCGTCGGGCGAAGCTCTCGAAGGGTGCCACCGCGGCGCTCGCCGGCCTGCTGGGGGTGGCCGGGATCGTGGCGACGACCGCTGCACCGGCGTCGGCCGCGGTGACTGCGGCGCCGAACACCGCCGCGGGCGCCACCACGATCGCGACCGCGATGTCGGCTGCCGGCTTCCAGCGGACCGGAGCCAGCTTCAGCACCGTGCCCGCGTCGAGCACGGTCAACGGCACGTCCACCACCGCGATCGGCGGCTTCCCGTCGCCGTCCGGCCCGTTCGGGATCCTGACCACCGGCAGCGTCAGCAACGTGCTCGGCTCGCAGAGCACGCTGTCCGACGTCCGCATCAACGACAACCTCACGGTCCGCGGCAACTCCGCCCGCGACACCACCGTGCTGAAGATCGACTTCACCGCCCCGACCGGCACCAACTGCCTCAGCATGGACTTCAAGTTCCTGTCCGAGGAGTTCCCCGAGTACGTCGGCCAGCAGTTCAACGACGGCTTCGTCGCCGAGCTCGACAGCACGACCTGGACGGCCAACCAGACCACCAACGACGCCACGATCACGGCGCCGAACAGCTTCGCCAAGGACTCCTCGGGCAACGTCGTCAGCGTCAACAGCACCGGGATCGGCGGCCTGTCCGCCGCGAACGCCTCCGGCACGGTCTACGACGGCGCCACGACCCTGCTGCGGGCGAACACCCAGGTCGCGCCGGGCGCCCACTCGCTCTATCTCTCGATCTTCGACCAGGGCGATGCGCGCTACGACTCGGCGGTCTTCGTCAACAACCTGCGCACCAGCTTCGTCCCGAACCCTGCCGTCAACTGCGTCCCGGGCGCCCAGCCGGTCAGCACCTCGATGACCCTCACCCCGGCCACCGACGCCTCGCCCGTCGGCACGACGCACACGGTCACGGCCAAGCTGAAGGACTCCAACGGCGTGGCCATCCCCAACGGTCCGGTGAGCTTCACCGTGACCGGCGCCAACACCGCGAGCGGCGTCGCGTCGACCAACCCCGCCGGCAACGCCACCTTCACCTACACCGGCAACTTGGCCGGCACCGACCAGATCAGTGCCTGCTACCTCCCCGTCACGACCTGCCTGGCGACCGCGTCGGCAACCGAGGTGTGGAACCCGCCTGTCGTCGTGACGGCCGAGCCGAAGACGAAGGTCTACGGCACCGCCGACCCCGACTTCACCTTCACGACCTCGGGTGGCACCCTGACGACCCCGCCGACCTGCGGCGTCTCCGGTGCACACACGAGCGTCGGGAGCTACCCGATCACCTGCTCGGGCGCCGCCGCCGGCCCCGACCAGGACGTCACCTACGTCGCCGGCCAGCTCACGGTGACGCCGGCGACGGTGACCATCGCCGCGGACAACAAGGCCAGGCAGTACGGCGCCCCCGACCCCGCCTTCACGTCCACCACCAGCGGTCTGGTCGGCTCCGACACCCTCACCACCGCCCCGACCTGTGGCGTCAGCGGCGCCCACGCCGACGTCGGCAGCTACCCGATCACCTGCTCGGGTGCGGCGGCCAGCAACAACTACACCATCGCCTACACGCCGGGGACGCTGTCGGTCGGCAAGGCGACGGTGACGATCACGGCCACCAGCAGGACGAAGACCTACGGCGAGGGCGACCCCGCCCTCACCTTCACCACCAGCGGCCTCGTCGGCTCCGACAGCCTGACCACGGCGCCCACCTGCACCGTCAGCGGCCCGCACGCCAACGTGGGGACCTACCCGATCACCTGCTCGGGGGCGAGCGCGGGCGGCAACTACGACGTGGCCTACGTGGCAGGGACGCTGACGGTCGGCCAGGCCGAGGTGGTGATCACCGCGGTGCCGGGGAGCAAGGTCTTCGGCACGGCCGACCCGGCCTTCACGGCCACGGTGGCCGGCCTCGCCGGTGGGGACACGCTCGTCACGCAGCCGGCCTGCACGGTGGCCGGCGCCCACAGCGACGTGGGCAGCTACGCCATCACCTGCTCGGGCGCCGACGCGGGGTCGAACTACACCGTCCGCTACGAGACCGGCACCCTGCAGGTCACCCGGGCGACCGCGACCGTGATCGCCGACAACCAGTCCAAGGTCTACGGGACCGCCGACCCGTCGTACACCTTCGCGGTGCAGGGGCTGGTCGGCGGCGACACGCTGACCACCCCGGCCACCTGCTCGGTCGCCGGGGCACACCACGACGTCGGGACGTACCCGATCACCTGCTCGGGCGCGAGCGCCGGCGGCAACTACGACATCGCCTACCTCGGCGGCACCCTGACCGTCACGAAGGCGACCGTCGTGGTCACCGCCGAGCCGAGGTCCAAGGCGTACGGCGCAGCCGACCCCGGCTTCACGTCCACGGTGTCGGGCCTGGTGGGCGACGACGCCCTGCTCGCCCAGCCGAGCTGCTCGGTGAGCGGGCCGCACGCCGACGCGGGCAGCTACCCGATCGTGTGCTCCGGCGCCGACGCCGGTGGCAACTACACCGTCTCCTACGTCGACGCGACGCTGACCGTGACGCCGAGGAGCGTCGTGGTCACTGCCGGGAACGCGACCAAGGTCTACGGCCAGGCCGACCCCGCGTTCGGCTACACGGTGGACGGCCTCACCGACGGCGACCAGCTGACCCACGAGCCGTCCTGTGACGTCGCAGGCCCGCACCACGGCGTCGGTGGCTACGCCATCGCGTGCGCGGGCGCGGACGCCGGTGGCAACTACGCCGTCAGCTACGCCGACGGCCTGCTGACCGTGACGCCGAAGGCGCTGGCGGTCACGGCGGCCAACGCCACCAAGACCTACGGCGACCCCGATCCCGTCTTCGGGTACACGGTGCACGGCCTGGTGGGCTCCGACGCCCTGGTCGACGAGCCGGTCTGCGAGCCGCGGATCGCGCACGACGACGCCGGCAGCTACCCGATCCTGTGCACCGACGCCGACGCGGGCGACAACTACACGATCGAGTACTTCCCCGGCGAGCTCGACGTGCTGCCCGCCGGGGTCGTGGTGACCGCCGACAACCAGTCGATCACCTACGGTGACAGCGTCCCGGCGTTCACCTGGTCGGTGGCGGGGATCGACGCGGCCGACCTGGTGACGGACCCGACCTGCGCGGTCGCCGGTGCGCACACGGCCGCAGGCTCCTACGCGATCGAGTGCTCGGGCGCCGACGCCGGGCCGAACCACACCGTCTCCTACCAGGCGGGCACGCTGAGCGTCGGACGAAAGGTCGTCACGATCGGCGCCGACAGCAAGGCGACGGTGTTCGGCGACGACGACCCGGCCTTCACCTGGACGAGCGACGGTCTGGTCGGTCCGGACGCCCTCACGACCGACCCGACCTGCGGTGTCGCGGGCGCCCACAGCGACGTGGGCAGCTACCCGATCACCTGCAGCGGCGCCGATGCCGGCGACGACTACACGGTGGAGTACGCCGGGGGCACCCTCACGGTGACGGCGAAGCCCGGCGTCGTGGTGGCCGACGACCAGCAGATCACCTTCGGGGAGGACGACCCGGCATTCACCTACCAGGTCTCCGGGCTGCACGGCTCGGACCAGCTGGTCACCCCGGCGACCTGCACGGTCAGTGGTCCGCACAGCGACGTCGGGACCTACCCGATCACCTGCTCGGGCGGCAGCGCCGGGGGCAACTACACGCTGTCCCACGAGGCGGGCTCGCTGGTCGTCGTACCGGCCGGGGTGAGGATCACCGCGGACAACAAGTCGAGGTCCTACGGCACGGCCGACCCGGCGTTCACCCACCAGGTCGACGGCCTGCTGGGCGGTGACGAGCTGGTGACCGCGCCGACCTGCGGCGTGTCAGGTCCGCACGCTGCGGCAGGGGAGTACGACATCTCGTGCTCCGGTGCCGATGCCGGCCACAACTACGCCATCACCTACGTCGACGGCACCCTCGAGGTGACCCGGGCGACGGTCACCGTCACCGCCGACAGCACGTCGAAGGTGTACGGCGCGGGCGACCCGGCGTACACCTTCGGGGTCACCGGCCTGGTCGGCGGCGACGCGCTGGTCACGGCGCCGCACTGCACCGTGGCCGGTGCCCACGCGAACGTCGGCAGCTACGCCATCACCTGCTCGGGCGCCGACGCGGGGCCGAACTACACCGTCGGCTACGAGGACGGGACGCTCACGGTCACCCCGGCCACGCTGACGGTGACGGCCGACGACAAGACGAAGGTCCAGGGCAACCCCCTGCCGACGTTCACGGCCACGTTCACCGGCTACGTCAACGGCGACGACCGCGCCGACGTCGACGGCGCACCTGCCCTGTCGACCTCGGCCACGGCGACCAGTCCCGCCGGGACCTACCCGATCACCGCGGCGATCGGCACCCTGTCGACGGCGAACTACACCTTCGCCTTCGTGCCGGGCACGCTGACGGTGACCTCGCAGCCCCCGACGGCGACGATCACCACGCCACCCGACGGTGCGGTCTACTTCCAGGGACAGGTCGTGAAGGCGAGCTACTCGTGTGCCGACCCCGACGGCACGGTGACCAGCTGTGTCGGCACCGTCCCGGCCGGAGCGGCGATCGACACGGCGACCACCGGCACCAAGACGTTCTCCGTCACGGCTACCGACAACAACGCGCTCACCGGCACCGCGTCCACGTCGTACCGGGTCGTCCCGGTCGCCGGCGTCTGCCGCGGCACGGCGGTCTCGTTGCTGGGGATCACGCTGGGCGACGCCAACGCCGCGACGAGCCCGTGCGCGACGCGGACGGACCGGATCCTGCGCGCGAACGTCACGATCACGCCGGCGCTGCTGCTCCTCCCGGCGCAGTCGGTCAAGGCAGACGTGATCGAGGGCGCCACCGAGCGGACGACCGGCGGGTCCAGGGCCTCGGCCGAGGTCGCGGGCGCCACGATCACCGTCGCCGGCGCGACCATCAAGGTCGACGGGCTCACCAGCTCGGCGTCCTCGCAGCTGTCGAGCTGCACCGGCGCCGCCGCGACCAGCGGTCAGTCCAAGGTCGCGGGCCTGACGATCAACGGCGTCCCGGTCGTGCCGGCCGGTGGCCTCAGCACCCCGCTGAAGGTCGACGTCGGCCTGGTCGCGGTCGCCCTCAACGAGCAGACCCGCTCCGGCAACACCGTGACCCAGACGGCCCTGCGTATCAAGGTCCTCGGTGCCGAGATCGTCCTCGGCCGGTCGGTCGCAGGAGCCGACTGCGGCAGCTGA
- a CDS encoding amidohydrolase family protein produces MHADLILHSGTVLSVDPAFSTSSAVAVRGDRIVAVGDDRDVRDLAGPGTRTVDLAGGTVLPGLNDSHLHLQWWGLARSQVDLSAAGSLDEARELVRRHAAAQPEGAWVRGRGWHERVLAGDDPLGPTAAMFDDVCGGRPMVLEHFSAHGALLNTLGLHQAGITSATAAPPGGEVVHDPATGEPTGVLKEAALQLLDGVLPTPTATQRQAAVVDAIGELNRRGITSVTDPIVTPEMLRDYVTLRREGRLSARLTTLLHWTWPSVQTPIAVLEEAMRYVGSTTGLGDDLLRIGGCKLIADGVAALGTAWMSAPYHHEGTCGSLVTEGADDAERVAALHALVRLLHRHRFQVQVHATGDRACDTAVEALVAALTDDPWPDARHVLIHANLPSAASVEAMARHGILANVNALVKWQAAAGLVGVITEEQWHRMMPARSMADAGVVVCDASDAPITDPDWRLALQMLVTRVPRGGDGPCGPAERLTREQAIRAWTANPAWQDHAETDKGTVEPGKVADLCVLAEDLMSVPDEDLHAVTPVMTVLGGRVVHEG; encoded by the coding sequence GTGCACGCCGACCTGATCCTCCACTCCGGCACCGTCCTGAGCGTCGACCCCGCGTTCTCGACGTCCTCCGCCGTCGCGGTGCGCGGGGACCGGATCGTCGCCGTCGGAGACGACCGCGACGTCCGCGACCTCGCCGGCCCGGGCACGCGCACGGTCGACCTGGCCGGCGGCACCGTGCTCCCCGGGCTCAACGACTCGCACCTGCACCTGCAGTGGTGGGGCCTGGCCCGCTCCCAGGTCGACCTCTCCGCGGCCGGCTCGCTCGACGAGGCCCGCGAGCTGGTACGACGCCACGCGGCCGCGCAGCCCGAGGGCGCCTGGGTGCGGGGACGCGGCTGGCACGAGCGGGTGCTCGCCGGCGACGACCCCCTGGGCCCGACCGCCGCGATGTTCGACGACGTGTGCGGTGGGCGGCCGATGGTCCTCGAGCACTTCAGCGCGCACGGCGCTCTGCTCAACACGCTGGGCCTGCACCAGGCCGGGATCACCTCGGCCACGGCAGCGCCACCGGGCGGCGAGGTCGTCCACGACCCGGCGACGGGCGAGCCGACCGGCGTGCTCAAGGAGGCTGCTCTGCAGCTGCTCGACGGGGTGCTGCCCACACCGACGGCGACCCAGCGGCAGGCCGCGGTGGTCGATGCGATCGGCGAGCTGAACCGGCGCGGGATCACCAGCGTAACCGACCCGATCGTGACGCCCGAGATGCTGCGCGACTACGTGACCCTGCGGCGCGAGGGCCGGCTCTCGGCGCGACTGACCACCCTGCTGCACTGGACCTGGCCGTCGGTCCAGACACCGATCGCCGTCCTCGAGGAGGCGATGCGGTACGTCGGCTCGACCACCGGCCTCGGCGACGACCTGCTGCGCATCGGCGGGTGCAAGCTGATCGCCGACGGGGTCGCGGCTCTCGGCACCGCGTGGATGTCGGCGCCGTACCACCACGAGGGCACCTGCGGCTCGCTCGTCACCGAGGGTGCGGACGACGCCGAGCGCGTCGCTGCCCTGCACGCGCTGGTCCGCCTGCTCCACCGGCACCGGTTCCAGGTCCAGGTCCACGCCACCGGCGACCGGGCCTGTGACACCGCGGTCGAGGCGCTGGTCGCCGCCCTGACCGACGACCCGTGGCCGGACGCCCGGCACGTCCTCATCCACGCCAACCTGCCGTCGGCCGCGAGCGTCGAGGCGATGGCCCGCCACGGCATCCTCGCCAACGTCAACGCGCTGGTGAAGTGGCAGGCGGCCGCCGGGCTGGTCGGCGTCATCACCGAGGAGCAGTGGCACCGGATGATGCCGGCCCGCTCGATGGCCGACGCCGGGGTCGTCGTCTGCGACGCGTCCGACGCCCCCATCACCGACCCGGACTGGCGACTGGCGCTGCAGATGCTGGTCACCCGGGTTCCGCGTGGCGGCGACGGCCCGTGCGGCCCCGCCGAGCGGCTCACCCGGGAGCAGGCGATCCGGGCCTGGACCGCCAACCCCGCCTGGCAGGACCACGCCGAGACGGACAAGGGCACCGTCGAGCCGGGCAAGGTCGCCGACCTGTGCGTCCTCGCCGAGGACCTGATGAGCGTTCCCGACGAGGACCTGCACGCTGTCACGCCCGTGATGACCGTGCTGGGCGGACGGGTCGTGCACGAGGGCTGA